In one Brienomyrus brachyistius isolate T26 chromosome 5, BBRACH_0.4, whole genome shotgun sequence genomic region, the following are encoded:
- the LOC125742849 gene encoding kelch-like protein 10, whose amino-acid sequence MMSLNLKYVYTYSVLITVDNVESLLAAADHVNIIRLLQCCSDFLESQLCLENCIGIWNIANIYCCAELHQTAYQFLQQHFMEVARTSMEFLELTLSQLCEILEKDELNVRQ is encoded by the coding sequence ATGATGAGCTTGAACTTGAAGTATGTCTACACGTACTCCGTGCTCATCACGGTGGACAACGTTGAGAGTCTGCTGGCAGCTGCTGACCATGTAAACATCATCAGGCTCTTGCAGTGCTGCAGCGACTTTTTGGAGAGCCAGCTTTGCCTGGAGAACTGCATTGGAATATGGAATATTGCCAATatctactgctgtgctgagctgCATCAGACTGCCTACCAGTTCCTCCAGCAACACTTCATGGAGGTCGCCAGGACCTCAATGGAATTCCTGGAGCTCACCCTTTCTCAGCTCTGTGAGATCCTGGAAAAGGATGAACTTAATGTGAGGCAGTAG
- the LOC125742826 gene encoding kelch-like protein 10 isoform X1, producing MDVPSTSEKMKRYNRKGDMMPPTYDIFNQLRLAGEHCDVILQTDGIDFKAHKIILCGASSYFQALFSSCWTVPEECRYKIHGISPEMMSLILEYVYTYSVLITLDNVESLLAAADHLNIISLVQCCSDFLEGQLCLENCIGIFNITDVYCCAELHQTTYHFLLQHFTEVARTSMEFLELTLSQLCTILEKDELNVRQEDVVFDAILRWIMYDPANRKAHIAVLLSKVRLARMEADYFMRVVQNNEFVRNSEECKPIIVSTIEAIYDLDVNALQYSAFQNSLTRPRLPSDILLAIGGWSDSPTNRIEAYDTRADRWVEVSPEGLGPRAYHGTACLNGFVYCVGGYDGTSTLNTVCKFDPVSRTWHQVAPMHSRRCYVSVAVLHGYMYAMGGFDGLGRLNTVERYDPESNRWTLIQPMNNRRSDACATTLHGKVYICGGYNGIQCLSTAECYDPRTNHWTPIAPMRVPRCSLGVIAYNEKIYAVGGSNGSTCFRSVEAYDPLTNRWCAVAPMLNPHQGLGIEVVDDLLFVVGGFDGLEKTCIVECYDGKTGSWYRAQDMAISRSAVRCCVVPGLPSILEYAAPREPLVVAQDITPSTSNDLPNG from the exons ATGGACGTGCCTTCCACTTCTGAGAAAATGAAGAGATATAACAGGAAAGGGGACATGATGCCCCCTACCTATGACATTTTCAATCAGCTGCGGCTGGCAGGAGAGCACTGTGATGTGATCCTTCAGACCGATGGCATTGATTTCAAAGCCCACAAAATAATTCTGTGTGGTGCCAGCTCCTATTTCCA AGCTCTGTTCTCCAGTTGCTGGACTGTCCCAGAAGAGTGCCGGTACAAAATCCACGGCATTTCTCCAGAGATGATGAGCTTGATCCTGGAGTATGTCTACACATACTCTGTGCTCATCACGCTGGACAACGTTGAGAGTTTGCTGGCAGCTGCTGATCATCTGAACATAATCAGCCTTGTTCAGTGCTGCAGCGACTTTCTGGAGGGCCAGCTCTGCCTGGAGAATTGCATTGGAATTTTTAATATTACCGATgtctactgctgtgctgagctgCATCAAACCACATACCACTTCCTCCTGCAACACTTCACGGAGGTCGCCAGGACCTCAATGGAATTTCTGGAGCTCACCCTTTCCCAGCTCTGTACTATCCTGGAAAAGGATGAACTTAATGTCAGGCAGGAGGATGTGGTGTTCGATGCCATACTTCGCTGGATCATGTATGATCCTGCCAACCGCAAGGCACATATTGCTGTCTTGTTGTCAAAG GTGCGGTTGGCTCGCATGGAGGCAGATTACTTCATGAGGGTTGTGCAAAATAATGAGTTTGTAAGGAATAGTGAGGAGTGCAAGCCCATTATTGTCAGCACCATTGAGGCCATATATGACCTCGATGTGAATGCTCTTCAGTATTCtgcctttcaaaactcgctgaCCCGCCCACGCCTCCCCTCTGATATTTTATTAGCCATTGGTGGCtggagtgactccccgaccaaCAGGATCGAAGCCTATGACACCCGGGCCGATCGCTGGGTGGAAGTGTCACCAGAGGGGCTGGGCCCCCGGGCCTACCATGGCACTGCATGCCTAAACGGTTTTGTGTACTGTGTCGGGGGTTATGACGGCACATCCACCTTAAACACCGTGTGCAAGTTCGACCCCGTCTCAAGGACTTGGCACCAGGTGGCCCCCATGCACTCGCGCCGCTGCTATGTCAGCGTGGCTGTGCTCCATGGCTACATGTATGCCATGGGGGGCTTTGACGGCCTCGGGCGCCTGAACACGGTGGAACGGTATGACCCTGAATCCAACAGGTGGACCCTTATCCAACCAATGAACAACAGAAGGAGCGATGCCTGTGCCACCACACTTCATGGGAAG GTGTACATCTGTGGGGGCTACAATGGGATTCAGTGTTTGTCTACCGCTGAGTGCTACGACCCACGGACCAACCACTGGACCCCAATTGCGCCAATGAGAGTTCCCAGATGTAGTCTTGGAGTCATAGCCTACAATGAGAAAATCTATGCA GTGGGCGGTTCTAATGGGTCCACCTGCTTCCGGAGCGTGGAGGCGTATGACCCGCTGACGAACCGCTGGTGTGCTGTGGCTCCCATGTTGAACCCACACCAAGGTTTGGGCATCGAGGTGGTGGACGACCTTTTGTTTGTGGTGGGTGGCTTCGATGGACTGGAAAAAACTTGTATAGTGGAGTGCTACGATGGGAAGACAGGCAGCTGGTACCGCGCCCAGGACATGGCCATATCCCGCAGTGCCGTCCgctgctgcgtagtgcctgGACTCCCCAGCATCTTAGAGTATGCTGCCCCACGTGAGCCCTTGGTCGTCGCCCAGGATATAACGCCATCCACCTCCAACGACCTGCCCAATGGGTGA
- the LOC125742826 gene encoding kelch-like protein 10 isoform X2 gives MMSLILEYVYTYSVLITLDNVESLLAAADHLNIISLVQCCSDFLEGQLCLENCIGIFNITDVYCCAELHQTTYHFLLQHFTEVARTSMEFLELTLSQLCTILEKDELNVRQEDVVFDAILRWIMYDPANRKAHIAVLLSKVRLARMEADYFMRVVQNNEFVRNSEECKPIIVSTIEAIYDLDVNALQYSAFQNSLTRPRLPSDILLAIGGWSDSPTNRIEAYDTRADRWVEVSPEGLGPRAYHGTACLNGFVYCVGGYDGTSTLNTVCKFDPVSRTWHQVAPMHSRRCYVSVAVLHGYMYAMGGFDGLGRLNTVERYDPESNRWTLIQPMNNRRSDACATTLHGKVYICGGYNGIQCLSTAECYDPRTNHWTPIAPMRVPRCSLGVIAYNEKIYAVGGSNGSTCFRSVEAYDPLTNRWCAVAPMLNPHQGLGIEVVDDLLFVVGGFDGLEKTCIVECYDGKTGSWYRAQDMAISRSAVRCCVVPGLPSILEYAAPREPLVVAQDITPSTSNDLPNG, from the exons ATGATGAGCTTGATCCTGGAGTATGTCTACACATACTCTGTGCTCATCACGCTGGACAACGTTGAGAGTTTGCTGGCAGCTGCTGATCATCTGAACATAATCAGCCTTGTTCAGTGCTGCAGCGACTTTCTGGAGGGCCAGCTCTGCCTGGAGAATTGCATTGGAATTTTTAATATTACCGATgtctactgctgtgctgagctgCATCAAACCACATACCACTTCCTCCTGCAACACTTCACGGAGGTCGCCAGGACCTCAATGGAATTTCTGGAGCTCACCCTTTCCCAGCTCTGTACTATCCTGGAAAAGGATGAACTTAATGTCAGGCAGGAGGATGTGGTGTTCGATGCCATACTTCGCTGGATCATGTATGATCCTGCCAACCGCAAGGCACATATTGCTGTCTTGTTGTCAAAG GTGCGGTTGGCTCGCATGGAGGCAGATTACTTCATGAGGGTTGTGCAAAATAATGAGTTTGTAAGGAATAGTGAGGAGTGCAAGCCCATTATTGTCAGCACCATTGAGGCCATATATGACCTCGATGTGAATGCTCTTCAGTATTCtgcctttcaaaactcgctgaCCCGCCCACGCCTCCCCTCTGATATTTTATTAGCCATTGGTGGCtggagtgactccccgaccaaCAGGATCGAAGCCTATGACACCCGGGCCGATCGCTGGGTGGAAGTGTCACCAGAGGGGCTGGGCCCCCGGGCCTACCATGGCACTGCATGCCTAAACGGTTTTGTGTACTGTGTCGGGGGTTATGACGGCACATCCACCTTAAACACCGTGTGCAAGTTCGACCCCGTCTCAAGGACTTGGCACCAGGTGGCCCCCATGCACTCGCGCCGCTGCTATGTCAGCGTGGCTGTGCTCCATGGCTACATGTATGCCATGGGGGGCTTTGACGGCCTCGGGCGCCTGAACACGGTGGAACGGTATGACCCTGAATCCAACAGGTGGACCCTTATCCAACCAATGAACAACAGAAGGAGCGATGCCTGTGCCACCACACTTCATGGGAAG GTGTACATCTGTGGGGGCTACAATGGGATTCAGTGTTTGTCTACCGCTGAGTGCTACGACCCACGGACCAACCACTGGACCCCAATTGCGCCAATGAGAGTTCCCAGATGTAGTCTTGGAGTCATAGCCTACAATGAGAAAATCTATGCA GTGGGCGGTTCTAATGGGTCCACCTGCTTCCGGAGCGTGGAGGCGTATGACCCGCTGACGAACCGCTGGTGTGCTGTGGCTCCCATGTTGAACCCACACCAAGGTTTGGGCATCGAGGTGGTGGACGACCTTTTGTTTGTGGTGGGTGGCTTCGATGGACTGGAAAAAACTTGTATAGTGGAGTGCTACGATGGGAAGACAGGCAGCTGGTACCGCGCCCAGGACATGGCCATATCCCGCAGTGCCGTCCgctgctgcgtagtgcctgGACTCCCCAGCATCTTAGAGTATGCTGCCCCACGTGAGCCCTTGGTCGTCGCCCAGGATATAACGCCATCCACCTCCAACGACCTGCCCAATGGGTGA